GGCCTCAGGGGGAAGGTAGCCGAAAAGGAGGCCGAGGGACTCGGCGAGGGCCCTCAGGAGCTGGTTGAGGAGGGCGACCAAAAGGCCCGCCAGGGCTCCGGTGAAGGCGCTGTAGAGGATGAGGGGTCCGGTGGTCTGCCCCCCCTCTTTGGGGGAGGCCTGGGCCCAGGGCGGAGGCCGCATCAGAGGGAGTGTACCAAAGAGGCGGGGGTGCCCCGGGCAAGGCGGGGCGCGGGCAGGCCCAAGGCCCGGTACCCTCCCCGGGTGAGGGCCCGGAGGAGGAGGCGGGGGTCCGCCCGTTCCCACAGGAAGAGGGCCTCGTTCCTTACGTCCAGGTCGGGGCTTGAGCCCCTCGAGTCGGTACCCAGGGCGAGCTCCACCCCGTGCCGGGCGTAGAGGGCGAGGGGGGCCTCTCCCACCCCCAAATTCCCGTTGGAACGGGGGCAGAGAACCACCTTGGCCCCGGCCTCGGCGATGAGCCGCACTTCCTCCTCCTCCACCTGGACGCCGTGGACCAAAACCGTCTTCGGCCCCAGGACCCCCAGGGCGTGGAGGTGCCGGACGGGGGTCGTGCCGGGAGGGGTCCAGGGGGTCCGGGCAAAGCGCCCGTACACCTCCCCTAAGGGGCCTTCCCCCCGGGTGAGGAAGGCCACCTCCTCCCGGCTTTCCGCCGCGTGGACCATAAGGGGAAGCCCCTCCGCCTGGGCATACTGGGCGAGCCTCTTAAGGAGGGGGGGGCTTACGGAGTAGGGGGCGTGGGGGGCGAGGCCCACCCGCACCCTCCCTTCCCGCCTGCGCCAGGCCTCCACCTTGCGCCGCACCCGGGCAAAGGCCTCCTCGGCCTCGGCGGGGTCCGGGGCAAAGACCTCGTAGAAGGCGACCCCAGGAAGGGGGCTCTCCCCGAGGAGGAAGTCCATGACCTCGTCCTTAAAGACGATGTCGGCGAAGGCCCCCGCCCCCGAGGCCAAAAGCTCCTCCAGGCCCCGCTTTGCCCCCTCGAGGCCTCGCCTCTCCCGATGGGCCATCACGTGGGAGAGAAAGCCGGGAAAGGGCCCGCGGTAGAGGGGAAGGAGGGAGAGGTCCAGGTGGGTGTGGGCGTTCACCGGGGGAGGGAAGAGGGCCCGACCCTTCCTGACCACCTCGGCTTCGGGGAAGCGGGCCCTGAGCTCCTCCAGGCTTCCTTGGCCCACCACGACCCCCCCCTGGACGGCGATCCCCCCCCGGAGCATGGGGGTGCCGAAGCCCGTGTAGACCACTTCCGCGGTCCAGAGCTCAACCCTTAGCCAGGACATAGCGGTTGGGCCCCCGGAGGAAGTCCACGGCCACGTAGCCCCGGGCGAAGTACTGGCCGAAGACCTGGCGGCTGTGCTCCCGCCAGGCGAGGGCGAGGGCCGGGTCCTCCTTGAGGATCCGGCCCCAGTCCTCCGGGATCTGGACGAGGACCCTCTCGGCCTCGAGGTCCAGCCGGGCCTCGAGGGGCACCTCCCCCTCCACCCGGTTCACCTGGGGGAGGTCCGCCCCCTCGGGCTCGGGCGGGGGGGCGTAGAGGCGGGTGTAAACCCTTTCCGAGAGGAGGTCCCACTCGGCGAGGAGCCGGTCCGAGGGGGCCCCGGCGTTGATGCCGGACATGGGGCCGTAGTGGTTGGGAAGGTAGCGCCGGGCGGTGGCCCCGAGCTTCCGGAGGTTGAAGCGGGCGTTCGCCCCCCGCATGGGGTCAAAGGTCCAGACCACCCTCCTCACGCCCCGCGAGAGCGCCCAGTCGCGCTGGAAGCGCTTGAGGAGGAGGGCGGCCCCCGTGCCCCGGTAGGCCTCCAGGACCCCCAGCATGTGAGAGTGGTGGAGGGTGGGGTCCTGGGTGGGGAAGCCGAAGACGAAGCCCACCATCGCTCCGTCTAAAAAAGCTCCGGCCACGAGTCCGCCCTCGTCCTGGACCGCCACGAGGAGGCCCCGAGGCACCAGGTCGCTTTCGGAGCGCCCCCAGACCTCCCGCTGGAGCTCCACCACCCGCTCCATCTCCTCAAAGCCCCTCAGCTCGCGGACATGTACCTCTGCCATAGCGTGATCCGCTCCACGAAGGGAAGCTTCAGGTGGACCCCGATCCCCGGGCCCTCCGGGACGGGCATGAGGCCCTCCTTCGCTTCCAGGGCCTCCTCTATGAGGTCCTCCTCCCAGTAGCGGCTCGCCGAGCTCACGTCCCCGGGCTTGGTGAAGCCAGGAAGGGTGGCGAGGTGGAGGTTGTGGGCCCGCCCCACCCCGGCCTCCAGCATCCCCCCCATCCAGAGGGGGATCCCGGCGCTTTGGGCCAGGGCGTGCACCCGGAGGCTTTCCCCGTGGCCGCCGAGGCGGGCGGGCTTGACGTTGAAGACCCGGCCCGCCCCGAGCTCTATGGCCTTCCTCGCCTTTTCCGCCGAGGTGAGGCTCTCGTCCAGGCAGATGGGTGTGGAAAGTTCCCGCTGGAGCCTGGCGTGGTCCAGGAGGTCGTCGTAGGCCAGGGGCTGCTCCACGTAGTCCAGGCCGAGCTCGTCCAGGCGCTTGAGCCGGGGGAGGTCGGCGAGGCTATAGGCGCTGTTGGCGTCGGCGGTGAGGGTGGCCTCGGGGAAGGCCCGGCGCACCGCCTTCAGGACCTCGTAGTCCCAGCCCGGCTTGATCTTGAGCTTGATGCGGCGGTACCCCTCCTTGAGGTGCGCCTCCACCACCTTCAGGGTTTCCTCCAGCGAGGGCTGGATCCCCAAGGAGACGCCCACCTCCACCTCCCGCCGCACCCCGCCCAGGACCTGCCAGAGGGGGCGCCCCAGGGCCTTGGCATAGAGGTCGTAGAAGGCCATCTCCAGAAGGGCCTTGGCCATGGGGTTGCCCCGGAAGGGGGCGAGGGCTTCCCGCAGGGCCTCGGGGTTCGGGAGGTCCTTCCCCAAGACCCGGGGCAGGAAGACCTCCAGGAGAAGGTACCGTGCGCCCTCCACCGTCTCCTCCCGGTAGAGGGGAAGCCTTTCCATCACCCCCTCCCCCAGGCCCTCGAGGCCCTCCCCGAAGAGCCTGAGGAGGAGGAGGGTCCTCTTGGTCTGCACCCCGAAGCTCGTCTCAAAGCGGAACTTTAGGGGAAGCTCCAGGATCCTGAGCTCTGCCGCCTCTACACGCACGGCTCCAACACCTCCTTGCCCAGGTAGGGGACGAGGGCTCCTGGCACCCGGACCCGGCCGTCAGGCAGCTGGTGGTTTTCCAGAAGCATCGCCAGGATGCGAGGGGTAGCCAGGGCGGTGTTGTTCAGCGTGTAGGCGTAGCGGACCCTCCCCCCCTCGTCGCGGTAGCGCAGGCCGGCCCGCCTGGCCTGCCAGTCCAAAAGGGCGGAGCAGGAGTGGGTCTCCCGGTAGCGCCCCTCCGAGGGCAGGTAGACCTCCACGTCCACCTGCCGCCACTTTCCCGGGCCCATGTCCCCGGTGGACACCTCCACCAGGCGGTAGGGAAGCTCTAGGAGCCTCAGGATTTCCTCGGCGTTTCCCAGAAGCTCCTCAAAGGCCTGGTCCGAGGCCTCGAGGCTCGCCTCAGTGAGGACGTACTGCTCCACCTTGTGGAACTGGTGCACCCTCAGGAGGCCCCGCACGTCCTTGCCGAAGCTCCCCGCCTCGGAGCGGAAGGCCGGGGCGTAGCCCGCGTAGCGCTTGGGAAGCTCCTCCCGCTTCAGGATCTCCCCGGAGTGGAGGGCGTTTAAGACCACCTCCGCCGTACCCGTGAGGTAAAGGTCCGTCCCGGCGATGGGCCAGACCTGATCGCGGTAGGCGGGGAAGTGGCCCGTGCCCACGAAGGCGGCCTCCCGGGCGTAGGCGGGCAGGGTGAGGGGGACGAAGCCCTTGCGCGCCATGAAGTCCAGGGCGAAGTGGAGGAGGGCCACCTCGTAGCGGGCGAGGTCTCCCCTCAGGGCGTAGGTGCGGCTTCCCGAGACCTGGCTGATCCTGGGCTCCCACCAGCCGTTCCTCTCCAGGAGGCCCACGTGGTCCAGGGGGGGGAAGGGGAAGTCGGGCGGAGCCCCCACCCGCTTGATCTCCCGGTTCTGGCTCTCGTCCCCCACGGGGGCCCCGGGCCAGGGGGGGAGGGGGACCTGGAGGAGGAGATCCTGGAGGCGGGCCTCCTTTTCCCTCAGGGCCTCCTCCAGGGCCTTGGCCTCCTCCGCCAGGGCCTTGCCCCGGGCAACGAGCCTAGGCCTCTCCTCCGGGGAGGCCTTAGGGACCTGCTTGGCCACCTGGTTGCGCTCGGTCTGTAGCTCCTGGAGGCGTTGCCTCAGGTGGAGCACCTCCTCGTCCAGGGCGAGCAGGGCCTCGAGGTCCAGGTCCATCCCCTTGAGGGCGATGGCCCGCCGGACCTCCTCGGGGTTTTGCCGGATGCGCTTCAGGTCCACCATGGCTATTCCAGCACGGGAGGCACTCGGAAGAAGCCCTCTTCCCGGTCGGGGGCCAGGGCCAGAGCCTGGTCCTGGGGGAGGGAGGCCCCTTCCGCATCCTCCCGCAGGCGGCCCCAGGCCTCCTCGGCCTCCAAGGCCTCCACCTGGGGCAGGGTGTTCACGAAGGCCAGGATGCGCTTCAGGTCCTCAAGGAGGAGGGCCTCCTCCTCCGGGGCGAGCCTGAGCTTGGCCAAGGCCTCGAGCTTGCGGAAGAGCTCGGGGGATAGCTCCATGGGGGCTATCTTAGCGCAGCCGGTCGGCGAGCGCCCAGACCAGGGGGGCGAGGAGGAGGGCGGGGAGGAAGGAGCCCACCCGCACCCGGGTGAGGCCCAGGAGGTTCACCCCCACCCCCAGGACCATGAGCCCGCCCACCCCGGTGACGAGGAGGACCCGGGGGTCCGCCGCCGGGTCGGGGAGGGCCTGGGCGAGGGTGCCGGCCAGGAGGGCCACCCCTCCCTGGTAAAGGAGGACCACCAGGACGCTGAAGCCCACCCCCACGCCGAAGGTGCTGGCGAGGGCGATGGCGCTCATCCCGTCCAGGGTAGCCTTCAGGAGGAGGAGGCTCGCGTCCCCGGTGAGGCCGTTTTGGATGGAGCCGAGGAGGGTCATGGGCCCCACGCAGAAGAGGAGGCTCGCGGCCACGAAGCCCTCGGTGAAGCTCCCCCCACCCCTGACCGCCCGCTTGACCCTTTCCCCCAGGCCCTCGAGGCCCTCCTCCAGCCGCAGGGCCTCCCCCAAGAGCCCTCCGAGGACCAGGGTAAGGAGGCCCAGGACCACCCCGTCCACCGCCCCACCCCGGGCCTTGCCCAGGGCCTGGGCCATGGAGAAGCCGATGAAGAGGCTGGTGAGCCCGACCCCCTGGACCATGATGCGGGCCATGCGCTCGGGAAGCCGCCCCTTGAGGGCGAGGCCGAGCGCGCTGCCCAGGGCCACGGTGGCCGCGTTGGCTAGCGTCCCCGAGAGCTTGTCCAGGAGGGTGAGTTCCATAGCAGGTATTCTAGGGGAAGTGGAGCTCCGCTTGACCCAGGACGGCACGCCCACCCTCTTCCATCCCGGGTACGGGGAGGCCTACCACCCCAGGCAGGGGGCCCTCCTCCAGGCGAGGAGGCTTTACCTGGAGAAGACCCTGACCCACCTTCACCCTTCCCCCAGGATCCTGGAGGTGGGCTTAGGCCTTCTCGTCAACTTCCGGGTGGCCCTGGAAAGCGCCCTCAGGAGGGGGGTGCGGCTCCGCTACCTGGCGGTGGAGCGGGAGCCCCTCCCCAAGGAGGCCCTCGCCGCCATAAGGCTTCCCCTGCCCCGGGCCGAGGCCGTGTTTGCGGAGCTCCTTAAGGCCTGGCCAGAGGAGCGCTTTTCCGGGCCATGGGGGGAGCTTAAGGTGGTCTTCGCCGACGTGCGGGAGGTGGTCCTCCCCCGGGCCTGGGCCACGGCGGTCTTTCTGGACCCCTTCAGCCCCAGGGTGAACCCTGAGCCCTGGGAGGCTTCCGTTCTGGGGAAGCTCCGCCTGGCCTCGAGGCCAGGCGGGCGCCTCGCCACCTACTCCGCCCAGGGGGCCTTCAGGCGGGCCCTCCTCCGGGCGGGCTTCCGGGTTCACCGGGTGCGGGGGGTGGGGAAGCGGGAGTGGACGGTGGGAATCGCCGCAAAAGTTCCTCCCGGGTGAGGTAGGCGAGCTCGGCGAGGAGGCGCCCCCCCCGCGGAAGCTCCCCCCGGTAGAGCCAAAGGAACCAGGCCGCGGCCAGGCTGTACACGAGCCCGGGCCAAGGGGGCAGGGGGGCGGTGCGGAAGCCGAAAACCCTCCCCCCGGGGGCCAGGTGGCTGTAGCCGTAGACCAGGGCCACCTCCGGGTCCTGGGCCACCCGCTCCGCCACCCGGCGGAGGCTTTCCCGCGCGTGCCGAATGGCCTCGAGGGGGGTGAGCTCCATGGCCCGCTGGCTCTCTAGGTGGAGCTCCATGGCCGGGGTGCCCCGGGGGAGGCCGGGAAGGTCGGGGCCGGGAAAGGGCCTCCGCTCCAGGCGGAAGAGGTCAAAGGGCCCGAGGCCCGCCCGCTCCACCCGGCGCTTCCGGTTGTAGCGCTCCTCAAAGCCCTGGAGGCCCCGGATCAGGGCGAGCCTGGGGGTGAGGGGCCTGGGGGCGAGCTCGTCCAGGGTGACGGGCCGGTAGCCCAGCCTTAGCATCTCGGGGAGGGCGGTCTCCAAAAGCCTAAGGGTGCGCTCGGGGCCGTCGTGGAGGAGGACCACGCTCCCTGGGCGCAGGTAGACGAGGAGCCTGTGGGCCAGGGCCTCTGGGGGCAGGGGAAGCCAGTCCTTGCCCTCCAGGTCCCAGAGGGCCACCCGCTTGCCCAGGGCCCGGGCGAAGAGGCGGGTGAAGGGGGTGTGGAGGCCGTGGGGCGGGCGGTAGTACCGGCCGGGGTTGGCCGCCATGTGGCGCCACTCCAGCCAGGGGAGGAGGAGCCGCCAGGCCTGGTGCCACTCCCCGTGGTCCTCCACCTGGTGGCCTTCCCGGCGGATTCGCTCCACCAGGTCCGGCCTTTCCCTTGCCCTCTTTCCGGTGACAAAGAAGGTGGCCTTCACCCCGTGCCGCCCCAGGAGGGCGAGAAGGGCCTCGGTCCTTTCCGAGGGGCCGTCGTCAAAGGTGAGGGCCACCAGGGGCAGCCGCCTCGAGCCGTGGGCGTAGGCCCCGAGGCCCAGAAAGCGGAAGAGGAGGTCGGCGAGGCCGTAGAGGAGGAGGACGAGGCCCAGGGCTACCTCCACCGTTCCCTCCCGAACACGGCGGCGTAGAAGAGGCTTAGGGCCAGGAAGATCCCCCCTCCCGCCAATAGGGGGGCGTGGAGGCCAAAGGCCTCCCAGAGGGCCCCGCCGGCGGTGGGTCCCAGGGCCACCCCCAGGCCCTCCACGCTCATCAGGGTGCCCCAGAGGGCGGCCCGGTTCTCCTGGGGCAGGTTCCGGGCGAGGAAGCCGTTCCACCCCGGCAGGAAGAGGCTGAAGCCCAGGCCCGCCAAAGCGGCGAGGAGGGCCACCTCGGCCAGGGATCGGGCGAAGGCCAGGCGGAGCATGACCCCTCCCAAAAGGGCGAGGCCCAAGACCAGGGCCAGGCGGTAGCCCCCCCGGTCCACCAGGCGGCCCGTAAGGGGAAGGAGGCCGAAGAATAGGCCGCCCCCCAGGAGGAGGAGGGCCCCCAGCGTTAGGGGCTCGAGGCCCAGGCTCTCCTTGGCGAAGCGCAGGAGGAAGAGGGAGACCAGGGCCGGGGCAAAGGTCTGGCCGAAGGCGGCGGGCAGGAAGAGGAGCATGCGGGAAAGGGGGTAGCGGTCCTGGCCCTGGGGGGGCACCGGGATGCGGAAGCGAAGGAGGCTCAAGGTGAGGGCTAGGGCCGCCCCCTGGGCCCACAGGAGGAGGGCCAGGCCGGACTCCGGGTGGCGCTGGGCCACCTGCCCTACCCCGATGAGCCCCACGCCCACCCAGGGCATGACCAGGGTCAGGGTGAAGGAGAGGGCCCGCGCCTCCTTGCCCGGCACCGCGATCCTGCTGGCGTAGGTCATGAGGCCGGGATAGAGGGTGGAGAGGGAAAGCCCCCAGAGGAGGCCCAGGGCCCAGAGGACCCAGGCGGCCTGGGCCAGGGGGGTGAGGAGCAGGGCAAGGAGCCCCACAAAGGCGGCCAGGCTGGCGGTGAGGCCGAAGCCCACCCGTTCCGCCAGAAGCCCTCCCAGGCTTTTGGAGAGGTTTTCCGCAAGCTGGTGGAGGGTGTAGGCCAGGGTGAAGGCGGTGGGCCCCAGGTTGAGCCGCTCGGGGGCATAGAAGGGGAGGAAGCCGGCGAAGAAGCCGCTCCTCACCCCCTCCATGAGCCCGATGGCCAGGATGAGCCTGGACAGCGTGGAAAGCCCCTCGCGCCGCCAAGGAAGAAGGCGAAACACGCTAAAGCCTACCACCCCCAAGGGAGAGGGCCTCAGGCAGGTTTCCGTTTCCCCTGGCGCATGGCCCTCCAGAAGACCACCAGGGCCGAGACCACGTAGATGGAGCTGTAGGTGCCCACGAAGATCCCCACGAAGATGGCCAGGGCGAAGTCCCGAAGGACGCTCCCTCCCAGGAAGAGGAGGGCGAGGATGGGCAAGACGGTGGTCAGGCTCGTCATCACCGTGCGGGAGAGGGTCTGGTTGATGGAGCGGTTCACCATCTCCGCGTAGGGGAGGCCCCGGAGGAGCCGCTGGTTCTCCCGGATGCGGTCGGAGACCACGATGGAGTCGTTGATGGAGTAGCCCACGATGGTGAGCAGGGCGGCGATGGTGGAGATGGAGAACTCCAGGCCCAGGAGGCTGTACATCCCCGCCACGATGGCCACGTCGTGGGCCACGGCCAGGACGCTGGCCACGCCGAAGGCCCAGTCAAAGCGGAAGGCCACATAGAGCAGGATGAGGCCGAGGCCCACCAATACCGCCATGACGGCGTTCCGCCTCAGCTCCTGGCCCACGGCGGGGCCCACGGTCTCGGAGGTGAGCACCTGGGCCTTGAGCTCCCGGGAGAAAAGCCGCTCCAGCTCCAGGCGTTTGGCGTCCTCGAGGGGGGGGAGCTTGAGGGAGAACTCCTTGTAGCTGGCGGTGGGGGCTTGGACCTCGGTGATGACGGCTTCCCGGGCGGGAAAGCCCTTGGCCTCCAGGAAGCGCCTCAGGGTGTCCACGCCCGTTTCCGGGGAGGCCCTTAAGGTGTAGGCGGTGCCCCCCGTGAAGTCAATGCTGTAGTTGAAGCCCTTGGTGAGGGCCACGGCCCCGGCGAGGAGGGCGAGGAGGAGGGAGAGGGCGGTGATGTAGCGGGCGGGCCCCATGAAGTTGATCCGGGGCTCCACGAGCCACATGGGGGGGCGCACCTCCCGCCTTTCCCCGATCCGGTCCAGGAGGTAGCGGCTGAAGATCAGGTTGGAGAACACGCTGGCCACCACCCCGATGGCCAGGGCCACGGCGAAGCCCCGCACGGGCCCCGTGGCGTACTGGTAGAGGGCGGCCGCCGCCAGGAGGTGGGCCGCGTTCACGTCCAAGATGGTGAGGGTGGAGTGCCGGAAGCCCTCGGGAATGGCCTGGCGGAAGCGCTTGCCCGCCCGGATCTCCTCCTTGATCCGCTCAAAGGAGAGGACGTTCCCGTCCACCGCCGCGCCCAGGGTGAGGATGAGGCCGGCGATGCCGGGAAGGGTGAGGGTGGCCCCCAGGCCGGAGAGGGCCCCCAGGATGAGGGCTGAGGTGTAGATAAGGCCCAAGGAGGCCACGAGGCCCAGCCAGAGACCGTAGTAGGCGAAGATGAGGACGAAGAGGGCCAGGGTGCCCAGGAAGGCCGCCTTGAGCCCGGCCTGGATGGCGTCTTGGCCCAGGGTGGGGCCGATGGCCCGGATCTCGGCCACCTTGAGGGGGACGGGGAGGGAACCCGAGCGGAGGACGAGGGC
Above is a genomic segment from Thermus islandicus DSM 21543 containing:
- a CDS encoding amidohydrolase family protein, whose amino-acid sequence is MSWLRVELWTAEVVYTGFGTPMLRGGIAVQGGVVVGQGSLEELRARFPEAEVVRKGRALFPPPVNAHTHLDLSLLPLYRGPFPGFLSHVMAHRERRGLEGAKRGLEELLASGAGAFADIVFKDEVMDFLLGESPLPGVAFYEVFAPDPAEAEEAFARVRRKVEAWRRREGRVRVGLAPHAPYSVSPPLLKRLAQYAQAEGLPLMVHAAESREEVAFLTRGEGPLGEVYGRFARTPWTPPGTTPVRHLHALGVLGPKTVLVHGVQVEEEEVRLIAEAGAKVVLCPRSNGNLGVGEAPLALYARHGVELALGTDSRGSSPDLDVRNEALFLWERADPRLLLRALTRGGYRALGLPAPRLARGTPASLVHSL
- a CDS encoding GNAT family N-acetyltransferase yields the protein MAEVHVRELRGFEEMERVVELQREVWGRSESDLVPRGLLVAVQDEGGLVAGAFLDGAMVGFVFGFPTQDPTLHHSHMLGVLEAYRGTGAALLLKRFQRDWALSRGVRRVVWTFDPMRGANARFNLRKLGATARRYLPNHYGPMSGINAGAPSDRLLAEWDLLSERVYTRLYAPPPEPEGADLPQVNRVEGEVPLEARLDLEAERVLVQIPEDWGRILKEDPALALAWREHSRQVFGQYFARGYVAVDFLRGPNRYVLAKG
- the menC gene encoding o-succinylbenzoate synthase, translated to MRVEAAELRILELPLKFRFETSFGVQTKRTLLLLRLFGEGLEGLGEGVMERLPLYREETVEGARYLLLEVFLPRVLGKDLPNPEALREALAPFRGNPMAKALLEMAFYDLYAKALGRPLWQVLGGVRREVEVGVSLGIQPSLEETLKVVEAHLKEGYRRIKLKIKPGWDYEVLKAVRRAFPEATLTADANSAYSLADLPRLKRLDELGLDYVEQPLAYDDLLDHARLQRELSTPICLDESLTSAEKARKAIELGAGRVFNVKPARLGGHGESLRVHALAQSAGIPLWMGGMLEAGVGRAHNLHLATLPGFTKPGDVSSASRYWEEDLIEEALEAKEGLMPVPEGPGIGVHLKLPFVERITLWQRYMSAS
- the serS gene encoding serine--tRNA ligase → MVDLKRIRQNPEEVRRAIALKGMDLDLEALLALDEEVLHLRQRLQELQTERNQVAKQVPKASPEERPRLVARGKALAEEAKALEEALREKEARLQDLLLQVPLPPWPGAPVGDESQNREIKRVGAPPDFPFPPLDHVGLLERNGWWEPRISQVSGSRTYALRGDLARYEVALLHFALDFMARKGFVPLTLPAYAREAAFVGTGHFPAYRDQVWPIAGTDLYLTGTAEVVLNALHSGEILKREELPKRYAGYAPAFRSEAGSFGKDVRGLLRVHQFHKVEQYVLTEASLEASDQAFEELLGNAEEILRLLELPYRLVEVSTGDMGPGKWRQVDVEVYLPSEGRYRETHSCSALLDWQARRAGLRYRDEGGRVRYAYTLNNTALATPRILAMLLENHQLPDGRVRVPGALVPYLGKEVLEPCV
- the gatC gene encoding Asp-tRNA(Asn)/Glu-tRNA(Gln) amidotransferase subunit GatC, whose translation is MELSPELFRKLEALAKLRLAPEEEALLLEDLKRILAFVNTLPQVEALEAEEAWGRLREDAEGASLPQDQALALAPDREEGFFRVPPVLE
- a CDS encoding DUF554 domain-containing protein, which produces MELTLLDKLSGTLANAATVALGSALGLALKGRLPERMARIMVQGVGLTSLFIGFSMAQALGKARGGAVDGVVLGLLTLVLGGLLGEALRLEEGLEGLGERVKRAVRGGGSFTEGFVAASLLFCVGPMTLLGSIQNGLTGDASLLLLKATLDGMSAIALASTFGVGVGFSVLVVLLYQGGVALLAGTLAQALPDPAADPRVLLVTGVGGLMVLGVGVNLLGLTRVRVGSFLPALLLAPLVWALADRLR
- the mnmD gene encoding tRNA (5-methylaminomethyl-2-thiouridine)(34)-methyltransferase MnmD; its protein translation is MELRLTQDGTPTLFHPGYGEAYHPRQGALLQARRLYLEKTLTHLHPSPRILEVGLGLLVNFRVALESALRRGVRLRYLAVEREPLPKEALAAIRLPLPRAEAVFAELLKAWPEERFSGPWGELKVVFADVREVVLPRAWATAVFLDPFSPRVNPEPWEASVLGKLRLASRPGGRLATYSAQGAFRRALLRAGFRVHRVRGVGKREWTVGIAAKVPPG
- a CDS encoding polysaccharide deacetylase family protein, producing the protein MEVALGLVLLLYGLADLLFRFLGLGAYAHGSRRLPLVALTFDDGPSERTEALLALLGRHGVKATFFVTGKRARERPDLVERIRREGHQVEDHGEWHQAWRLLLPWLEWRHMAANPGRYYRPPHGLHTPFTRLFARALGKRVALWDLEGKDWLPLPPEALAHRLLVYLRPGSVVLLHDGPERTLRLLETALPEMLRLGYRPVTLDELAPRPLTPRLALIRGLQGFEERYNRKRRVERAGLGPFDLFRLERRPFPGPDLPGLPRGTPAMELHLESQRAMELTPLEAIRHARESLRRVAERVAQDPEVALVYGYSHLAPGGRVFGFRTAPLPPWPGLVYSLAAAWFLWLYRGELPRGGRLLAELAYLTREELLRRFPPSTPASPPPAPGEPGSPPGGGPA
- a CDS encoding MFS transporter; the encoded protein is MFRLLPWRREGLSTLSRLILAIGLMEGVRSGFFAGFLPFYAPERLNLGPTAFTLAYTLHQLAENLSKSLGGLLAERVGFGLTASLAAFVGLLALLLTPLAQAAWVLWALGLLWGLSLSTLYPGLMTYASRIAVPGKEARALSFTLTLVMPWVGVGLIGVGQVAQRHPESGLALLLWAQGAALALTLSLLRFRIPVPPQGQDRYPLSRMLLFLPAAFGQTFAPALVSLFLLRFAKESLGLEPLTLGALLLLGGGLFFGLLPLTGRLVDRGGYRLALVLGLALLGGVMLRLAFARSLAEVALLAALAGLGFSLFLPGWNGFLARNLPQENRAALWGTLMSVEGLGVALGPTAGGALWEAFGLHAPLLAGGGIFLALSLFYAAVFGRERWR
- the secD gene encoding protein translocase subunit SecD, giving the protein MNRKLLEGFFLLGLFLLAVLLVWKPWAPGEPKIKLGLDLKGGLRILLEADVANPTPDDLEKARTVLENRINALGVAEPLIQIQGQKRLVVELPGLSQADQDRALKLIGQRAVLEFRILKEGATGTTVAQINQALRENPRLKREDLEKELIKPEDLGPPLLTGADLADARAVFDQFGRPQVALTFTPEGAKKFEEVTRANVGKRLAIVLDGKVYTAPVIRQAITGGQAVIEGLSGLEEASEIALVLRSGSLPVPLKVAEIRAIGPTLGQDAIQAGLKAAFLGTLALFVLIFAYYGLWLGLVASLGLIYTSALILGALSGLGATLTLPGIAGLILTLGAAVDGNVLSFERIKEEIRAGKRFRQAIPEGFRHSTLTILDVNAAHLLAAAALYQYATGPVRGFAVALAIGVVASVFSNLIFSRYLLDRIGERREVRPPMWLVEPRINFMGPARYITALSLLLALLAGAVALTKGFNYSIDFTGGTAYTLRASPETGVDTLRRFLEAKGFPAREAVITEVQAPTASYKEFSLKLPPLEDAKRLELERLFSRELKAQVLTSETVGPAVGQELRRNAVMAVLVGLGLILLYVAFRFDWAFGVASVLAVAHDVAIVAGMYSLLGLEFSISTIAALLTIVGYSINDSIVVSDRIRENQRLLRGLPYAEMVNRSINQTLSRTVMTSLTTVLPILALLFLGGSVLRDFALAIFVGIFVGTYSSIYVVSALVVFWRAMRQGKRKPA